The Borreliella valaisiana VS116 genome segment CTAAAGAACAAATGAAAAAATTTGAAAAATTACTAAAAAATGGGAATAAGTATTCAAACATTGAAAATATTGAAAAACAAACTTTAGATGAAAAGTATCCCTTCCAATTTAATAACTTTAAAATTTATTATTAGAATTTAATTCTAGTTTTTCAAGTACCTTAACTTTTTTAACCTTGGCTTAATGCCCTACATCAGAATTATTATTCTTGGAATAAGACACAGCACCTTTAAAAAAATGTTCAACTTTAAATTTCAAAAATTCTAAAGACTTCCGATTTCTACAAAATATATTCAAATTGCCATCAGAAAATTTAATATCAAGACCACAATTAAAATCTGTTTTTAAAAATCTACACGAAATAAAATTACCATTTGAACCATTTCTATTAAAAAGAATAAAATATTTTTTACCTCTTTTAGAATCTTTAAAATAAATTTTAAGCCAATCTCCTGCTGGCTTAACTGAAGCTAACTTATCATAAAGATAAGAAATATAAATCGTTCTATTATCATTAGATTTTAAAATTTTTTTAAAGAAATAACGAAGACCTATTTTCATATCAGTTATATAATATCTTATTAATAAAATATTTTCTAATATTCTCAAAATGTATTAAACAATAACTAAAATTTAAAAAAGCAAAAACTATAGTTTGTAATTAAAAATTATTGATAAATATTCCGTAAGTTTTATGTAGTTATAATTGTATCCGTATGTAGCTTTAAAAGCTTTGCGGATTTTAACATTCAATCCTCTAACCATCGCTAAAGTTTCTAAATCATCTTTCAACATCAAATTTTTAATTACAATCAAAGTTTTAATATAATTATCATCAAACATCCGCGGCTCTTTTATCAAACTTTCTAAACGATCCATTGTAAGAATAGAATAGATGGCTTTACGTCTAACATATGTATAAATTCTTTGATTAAGTAATTTTAATAAGTTGTTGTCTGCTTTATCATCTAAATTATCCAAAACATACCGATTATAATGAAAGGCTGTTGTTATGTCGCTTGGTTCGTGTCCTAAAACTTTTGTTATCCAATAATTCATTTCCATGTTTTTGGGCGCAAATGCAAGATAAGAAAATTTACAATAAATAGCTCTGCAAAAATAAACAGATTCTTCAGGAGCAAAAATATTACTAAAAATTTGACGAAACAATCTATTATAACTGTATGCAAGATTTGAAGAGATTAACTCTTTAGTAAGATTCTCGGTTTGCTCCATGTAACGTATTTCTTTTATAGAATCAATTATTAATTCAGGATCTGCAAAAACTGGAAAAACAACTTCATTAATAATATTATTCTCTCGCTTTTTTGCAATAACCTCCATACGAATATGATTTCTACCTACGATATAGAATTGAGAAAGCTTCATTACTTCAACAGGACGACGCCCTATTGCCATTAAAACTCCATAAAATTTTAATCTAACATCTCGATTTTGATTTAATAAAAGCTTAATTATTTCAATATAAGTATTTAAATTAATTTTAACAAATATCTGTTCTTTCCTATAACTATTGATTTTTTCAATTTTATATTTATGAGCATAATCATTTAACCATTTCGGAGTTACAAACAAATCTATAAAATATTGGAAATAAGGTTTCTCATTATTAATTTGATTTAAAAACATTAACTCTTTTATTTTTTTCTGATCCTTAATTCCTATATTTTTTAATTCTTTTATTTTTTTTGATTTCCAAAAAAATAAAAAAGTATTATCTCTTTTAATCTTTTCAATTACTGAAAGATTAATATATTCTTTAATGATTTTACGAGTTTTAGAAAGATTTAACATTATTGAACTATTTGTAAATTTATCTTTTCTAAAAAGAATAGCTTTATGATTTTCGGCAAGAATTTTTATTTTTTCTTTCAATTTTAAATACGAAAGTTCATTATTGAGATATCTAGTATATAGAGTTTCTAACTCTTTTCTAAATATTTCAAAATAATTTTTTATCTTCACTTTTGGAGGCATATTAATTCAATTATACCAAGTTTAAAATTTTTAGCTAAGTAAAAAATTTCTGATTTTCTAAAAACCTACCTATATATTAAATTAAATCATGCAACATTGTACCAAACTGCATAAAACTTATCAAAGCAATGCTTTATTCATGCTAACCAATCTTTTATTGATTCAAAACACAAACTAATAAAATTCAAATTTTTTTAAATAAATTTTATTATTACCTAAAAAAAGAGCTATTTATAAATAGCTCTTTGATATTTTTATCACAAGTTTTAAAATAGCAATTCAAAAAAATTTGCTACTCTTTTTCCTGTAAAAGCAGAACCTTATCATATGCTTTTATAAAGGGCAAATACATAAATACCGAAATAATTAATAATAATAAAACCAGAACAAACGCCTTAATATCAAGCCCTGTAGAAAAAAAAGCCGCAATCGGGGCAGGAGTTGTCCATGGAGTCAGAGTTCTGACTCTTTCAATAATTCCAAAATTAGTAAGAGTATATGCAACAATTATATGAAACATAGGAATAAGTAAAAAGGGAATACCTAATATAGGATTTAAAACTATTGGCGCCCCAAACATAATAGGTTCATTGATGTTAAAAAGACCGGGCGCAAATGAAAGTCTACCTATGGCCTTTAAATGTTGAGATTTACTAAGCATCATAGCAATAACAAGGCCTAAAGTTGCACCACTACCACCAATATATACAAACGAATCAAGAAATCCTCCCGCTAAAATATGGGGAAGTGGAAGATTGTCAGAAAGAGCTCTAATATTAGAATCAAGATTTGTCAGAATTATGGGATTAAGCAGAGCAATAATAACATTAGTACCATGAAGACCACAAAACCATAATATATGAACAATAAAAGAAATCATTAAAGTCCCAACTAAAGTGTCGCTAATTTGCAAAACAGGTCTAAACATATTCATAATTATTTCGGGGAAAAGGCTTCCTA includes the following:
- the resT gene encoding telomere resolvase ResT, encoding MPPKVKIKNYFEIFRKELETLYTRYLNNELSYLKLKEKIKILAENHKAILFRKDKFTNSSIMLNLSKTRKIIKEYINLSVIEKIKRDNTFLFFWKSKKIKELKNIGIKDQKKIKELMFLNQINNEKPYFQYFIDLFVTPKWLNDYAHKYKIEKINSYRKEQIFVKINLNTYIEIIKLLLNQNRDVRLKFYGVLMAIGRRPVEVMKLSQFYIVGRNHIRMEVIAKKRENNIINEVVFPVFADPELIIDSIKEIRYMEQTENLTKELISSNLAYSYNRLFRQIFSNIFAPEESVYFCRAIYCKFSYLAFAPKNMEMNYWITKVLGHEPSDITTAFHYNRYVLDNLDDKADNNLLKLLNQRIYTYVRRKAIYSILTMDRLESLIKEPRMFDDNYIKTLIVIKNLMLKDDLETLAMVRGLNVKIRKAFKATYGYNYNYIKLTEYLSIIFNYKL
- the celB gene encoding PTS cellobiose transporter subunit IIC; its protein translation is MNFQDFIETTLVPIASKIGSNKYLIALRDGFTFSMPFLIVGSFILLLVNLPFTDSQTLLYQQWYVDLMAKYKGNLVQPFYVSMGIMSIFVVFGIGYNLSNHYKLSGITGGFLSLYTFLILAGQSDWIPYGGDTAKWGIQPNAWFPVIDARYFSAQGVFTAIISAFFSVEVYRFIVQRNMAIKLPESVPPAVLKSFEALVPVIVLSVVAQSVNVAIQSSLGSLFPEIIMNMFRPVLQISDTLVGTLMISFIVHILWFCGLHGTNVIIALLNPIILTNLDSNIRALSDNLPLPHILAGGFLDSFVYIGGSGATLGLVIAMMLSKSQHLKAIGRLSFAPGLFNINEPIMFGAPIVLNPILGIPFLLIPMFHIIVAYTLTNFGIIERVRTLTPWTTPAPIAAFFSTGLDIKAFVLVLLLLIISVFMYLPFIKAYDKVLLLQEKE